A single window of Amphiura filiformis chromosome 17, Afil_fr2py, whole genome shotgun sequence DNA harbors:
- the LOC140137624 gene encoding LOW QUALITY PROTEIN: uncharacterized protein (The sequence of the model RefSeq protein was modified relative to this genomic sequence to represent the inferred CDS: deleted 1 base in 1 codon) yields the protein MNMTSRRPQNLFNLKPHTCIYCRRYFHDTFLYLCHLIKHKNRIRPYWYESSTKEKLHECLCCNIHFARKQNWIDHECSSPTIRNAFFTHLNRRLPIQSKEKHHIICKVCHKSFALAYHVKQHKTMHSKEKPYVCQVCNKGFALTSGLKQHEAVHSNEKPYKCVLCGKDFMYARSLRVHRLKQHNGIHSDENYVCKVCNRGFTLAFNLEKHKAIHNKEKPYVCEVCNKGFTLAFNLEKHKAKFHNKEKPYVCKLCNKGFTLAFNLEKHKAKFHNKEKPYVCKVCNKGFTFARYLEKHKAIHSKENPHVCKVCNKGFTLPHYLKQHIRCMERDKRSSASRSEKGKGTKSTNKNVPKKPAKSSSSKSSSSKSSSSKSSSSKSSSSKSLSKTWKKSETNNWRDKIKSTDPERYRQLLKQNNEYKKMKRLDMSLAESMLSKRNLNAEDRRKWEDSLKQKKQYNEGCAARMREHRMRKKKNKQNEPPKKLTRNEQQKIADRKAAAAAKRRVERAAMTPEQKAAYLANRRELYHKTDRDKKKLLDEAKKLKEQQKQIEQEEERLAVLRRQLEEQAQQCRQTGEEMNNEGVDARRPDARRKSLQRALEGMPRKAAAFVNTHTDLKKNASPKKAAAFEQSGCGSPSSPKSAKKNLEGALFEVVDSGLKEKKTSKHRKKLSCSLHLLKKYKLQREAARQFGVSRKLLSKATKFTAGRSKLPEETRKLVQDFYEAEAQAIPDKKLVSKKTGKPTSLQWVASYNSSLS from the exons AACATGACTTCCAGAAGACCTCAAAACTTGTTCAACTTGAAACCTCACACTTGTATATATTGCAGGAGGTACTTCCATGACACTTTTCTATACCTGTGTCACCTGATCAAACACAAGAATCGGATTAGACCGTATTGGTATGAATCAAGCACCAAAGAGAAGCTTCATGAATGTCTATGCTGTAATATACACTTCGCAAGAAAACAGAATTGGATTGACCATGAATGTAGTAGTCCAACTATTAGAAATGCCTTTTTTACACACCTGAATAGACGTTTACCAATTCAGAGCAAAGAGAAGCATCATATTATATGTAAAGTATGCCACAAGAGCTTTGCACTGGCTTATCACGtaaaacaacacaaaacaatgcatagcaaagagaaaccttatgTATGTcaggtatgcaacaagggctttgcaCTGACATCTGGTTTGAAGCAACATGAAGCAGttcatagcaatgagaagccttacaaatgtgTACTTTGCGGTAAGGACTTCATGTATGCCAGGAGTTTAAGAGTACATCGCTTGAAACAGCACAATGGAATTCATAGTGACGAGAattatgtatgtaaagtatgcaacagaGGCTTTACATTGGCATTCAACTTGGAAAAGCACAAAGCAATTCATAAcaaagagaagccttatgtaTGTGAAGTATGCAATAAGGGATTTACATTGGCATTTAACTTGGAAAAGCACAAAGCAAAATTTCATAACAAAGAGAAGCCGTATGTATGTAAattatgcaacaagggctttacattGGCATTTAACTTGGAAAAGCACAAAGCAAAATTTCATAACAAAGAGAAGCcgtatgtatgtaaagtatgcaacaagggctttacatttGCACGTTACTTGGAAAAGCATAAAGCAATCCATAGCAAAGAGAaccctcatgtatgtaaagtatgcaacaagggctttacgcTGCCACATTATTTGAAACAGCACATAAGGTGTATGGAGAGAGACAAGAGGAGTTCAGCGTCTCGAAGTGAGAAAGGAAAAGGGACAAAATCAACTAacaaaaatgttccaaaaaaaccTGCCAAATCATCATCTTCTAAATCATCATCTTCTAAATCATCATCTTCTAAATCATCATCTTCTAAATCATCATCTTCTAAATCATTATCCAAAACATGGAAGAAATCGGAAACCAACAACTGGCGAGATAAAATCAAATCAACAGATCCAGAACGATATAGGCAATTACtcaaacaaaataatgaatataAGAAAATGAAAAGACTGGACATGTCATTGGCGGAGTCAATGCTAagcaaaagaaatttaaatgctGAAGACAGAAGAAAGTGGGAGGACTCATTGAAACAGAAGAAACAGTACAATGAAGGATGCGCAGCAAGAATGAGGGAACATAGAatgagaaaaaagaaaaacaaacaaaatgaaccACCAAAAAAATTGACTAGAAATGAACAACAGAAAATTGCAGATAGaaaagcagcagcagcagcaaaaaGACGTGTAGAACGCGCAGCCATGACCCCTGAACAGAAAGCAGCATACCTTGCAAACAGAAGAGAATTATAT CACAAAacagacagagataaaaaaaagctTCTTGATGAGGCCAAGAAGCTAAAGGAACAACAGAAGCAGATAGAACAGGAGGAAGAACGTTTAGCAGTTTTGAGACGTCAGTTAGAAGAACAAGCGCAACAATGTCGGCAGACCGGAGAAGAAATGAATAATGAAGGTGTTGATGCACGACGTCCAGATGCCCGGCGTAAGAGCCTCCAGCGTGCACTGGAAGGAATGCCTAGAAAAGCGGCAGCGTTCGTAAATACTCACACAGATCTTAAGAAGAATGCATCACCCAAGAAAGCTGCTGCATTTGAACAAAGTGGTTGTGGATCCCCCAGCAGTCCTAAAAGTGCGAAGAAAAATCTAGAGGGAGCACTGTTTGAAGTGGTGGATAGCGGCTTAAAGGAGAAAAAAACCTCAAAGCACAGGAAAAAACTATCTTGCTCACTTCACTTGCTTAAGAAGTATAAACTTCAAAGGGAAGCAGCCAGACAATTTGGTGTTAGCAGAAAGCTGCTTAGTAAGGCAACAAAGTTTACTGCTGGAAGATCTAAACTCCCAGAAGAGACGAGGAAACTTGTGCAAGATTTTTATGAAGCGGAAGCTCAAGCCATTCCGGATAAGAAACTTGTAAGTAAAAAGACAGGGAAGCCGACAAGCCTTCAGTGGGTGGCTTCCTATAACAGCTCgttgagctaa
- the LOC140137623 gene encoding uncharacterized protein isoform X2 yields the protein MIVELKEEMGPFAAHLFQKDWQHKQYNLLRDKLPNNTCISVLDFAENYKCAYQDEVQGAYWTQNSATVHPIVCYYRCPSQNCNKPVTESLVFISDDLTHDYHSVHAFQEKACNHLASKRGLTLQKLYRYSDGCGQQYKSKGPFSDISYSIDDYGFPIEHFFAGSRHGKGPSDGESAVIKSRATIAVKSGAAIIKHAKELHTFAEQTCALNPEEDCNQIEKHSYRRTCFFISHEDINRDRGDRYTKTVPGTMKLHSVKSVKTGVVATRNLSCFCDACLQLDGSAQCQNAAYVGGWKEEWLFNKHNSGGNPIPHEDVPTAEDETHDATPEDVPTAEDETHDATPEDVPTAEDKTHDATPEDVPTAEDETPSTEIVYGSWVKIKFKTNIYYAEVTDTGEDNDDEIQVRYLKQVGDTYSRVEQPHYLSWIDRNECEVVPVPDITRRGTYRFLSDTHEL from the exons aTGATTGTCGAACTCAAAGAAGAGATGGGCCCATTTGCTgctcatttatttcaaaaagacTGGCAGCACAAACAATACAACCTACTTAGAGACAAACTCCCAAACAACACATGTATCTCAGTGTTGGACTTCGCTGAAAATTATAAATGCGCATACCAAGATGAAGTACAAGGAGCTTATTGGACTCAAAACAGTGCAACAGTACACCCGATTGTTTGCTACTATCGTTGTCCATCCCAGAACTGTAACAAACCTGTCACAGAAAGCCTTGTGTTTATCTCTGATGATCTGACACATGACTACCACTCCGTACATGCGTTCCAGGAAAAGGCCTGCAACCATCTTGCATCAAAGAGAGGACTAACCCTACAGAAGCTTTACCGCTATTCAGATGGCTGTGGCCAGCAGTACAAATCAAAGGGACCATTTTCGGATATCAGCTACTCTATAGACGATTATGGTTTTCCAATAGAGCATTTCTTTGCTGGATCCAGGCATGGGAAGGGGCCGTCTGATGGGGAAAGTGCGGTCATTAAAAGTCGAGCTACTATCGCAGTGAAGAGTGGTGCGGCAATAATTAAACATGCAAAGGAGTTGCACACATTTGCGGAGCAAACATGTGCGCTCAACCCAGAAGAAGACTGCAACCAAATTGAAAAACACAGTTACCGGCGTACTTGTTTTTTTATATCCCACGAGGATATCAACCGTGACAGAGGTGATCGGTACACAAAGACCGTTCCAGGGACCATGAAACTACATTCAGTGAAGTCTGTAAAAACAGGAGTTGTGGCCACCAGAAACCTTAGCTGCTTCTGTGATGCATGTCTTCAGTTGGATGGAAGTGCACAGTGTCAGAATGCTGCCTATGTCGGAGGATGGAAGGAAGAATGGTTGTTCAACAAGCACAACAGTGGAG GTAACCCAATTCCACATGAAGATGTGCCCACAGCTGAGGATGAGACCCATGATGCCACACCAGAAGATGTGCCCACAGCTGAGGATGAGACCCATGATGCCACACCAGAAGATGTGCCCACAGCTGAGGATAAGACCCATGATGCCACACCAGAAGATGTGCCCACAGCTGAGGATGAGACCCCTTCCACAGAGATCGTCTATGGCTCCTGGGTCAAAATAAAGTTCAAGACAAATATTTATTATGCAGAG GTTACTGACACAGGGGAGGACAATGATGATGAGATCCAAGTGCGGTACCTAAAGCAAGTTGGTGACACCTATAGCAGAGTAGAGCAACCACATTACCTGTCTTGGATTGATAGAAATGAATGTGAAGTTGTCCCTGTGCCAGACATCACCCGACGGGGCACTTACCGTTTTTTAAGTGACACTCATGAACTCTAA
- the LOC140137623 gene encoding uncharacterized protein isoform X1: protein MIVELKEEMGPFAAHLFQKDWQHKQYNLLRDKLPNNTCISVLDFAENYKCAYQDEVQGAYWTQNSATVHPIVCYYRCPSQNCNKPVTESLVFISDDLTHDYHSVHAFQEKACNHLASKRGLTLQKLYRYSDGCGQQYKSKGPFSDISYSIDDYGFPIEHFFAGSRHGKGPSDGESAVIKSRATIAVKSGAAIIKHAKELHTFAEQTCALNPEEDCNQIEKHSYRRTCFFISHEDINRDRGDRYTKTVPGTMKLHSVKSVKTGVVATRNLSCFCDACLQLDGSAQCQNAAYVGGWKEEWLFNKHNSGGNLGNPIPHEDVPTAEDETHDATPEDVPTAEDETHDATPEDVPTAEDKTHDATPEDVPTAEDETPSTEIVYGSWVKIKFKTNIYYAEVTDTGEDNDDEIQVRYLKQVGDTYSRVEQPHYLSWIDRNECEVVPVPDITRRGTYRFLSDTHEL, encoded by the exons aTGATTGTCGAACTCAAAGAAGAGATGGGCCCATTTGCTgctcatttatttcaaaaagacTGGCAGCACAAACAATACAACCTACTTAGAGACAAACTCCCAAACAACACATGTATCTCAGTGTTGGACTTCGCTGAAAATTATAAATGCGCATACCAAGATGAAGTACAAGGAGCTTATTGGACTCAAAACAGTGCAACAGTACACCCGATTGTTTGCTACTATCGTTGTCCATCCCAGAACTGTAACAAACCTGTCACAGAAAGCCTTGTGTTTATCTCTGATGATCTGACACATGACTACCACTCCGTACATGCGTTCCAGGAAAAGGCCTGCAACCATCTTGCATCAAAGAGAGGACTAACCCTACAGAAGCTTTACCGCTATTCAGATGGCTGTGGCCAGCAGTACAAATCAAAGGGACCATTTTCGGATATCAGCTACTCTATAGACGATTATGGTTTTCCAATAGAGCATTTCTTTGCTGGATCCAGGCATGGGAAGGGGCCGTCTGATGGGGAAAGTGCGGTCATTAAAAGTCGAGCTACTATCGCAGTGAAGAGTGGTGCGGCAATAATTAAACATGCAAAGGAGTTGCACACATTTGCGGAGCAAACATGTGCGCTCAACCCAGAAGAAGACTGCAACCAAATTGAAAAACACAGTTACCGGCGTACTTGTTTTTTTATATCCCACGAGGATATCAACCGTGACAGAGGTGATCGGTACACAAAGACCGTTCCAGGGACCATGAAACTACATTCAGTGAAGTCTGTAAAAACAGGAGTTGTGGCCACCAGAAACCTTAGCTGCTTCTGTGATGCATGTCTTCAGTTGGATGGAAGTGCACAGTGTCAGAATGCTGCCTATGTCGGAGGATGGAAGGAAGAATGGTTGTTCAACAAGCACAACAGTGGAGGTAACTTGG GTAACCCAATTCCACATGAAGATGTGCCCACAGCTGAGGATGAGACCCATGATGCCACACCAGAAGATGTGCCCACAGCTGAGGATGAGACCCATGATGCCACACCAGAAGATGTGCCCACAGCTGAGGATAAGACCCATGATGCCACACCAGAAGATGTGCCCACAGCTGAGGATGAGACCCCTTCCACAGAGATCGTCTATGGCTCCTGGGTCAAAATAAAGTTCAAGACAAATATTTATTATGCAGAG GTTACTGACACAGGGGAGGACAATGATGATGAGATCCAAGTGCGGTACCTAAAGCAAGTTGGTGACACCTATAGCAGAGTAGAGCAACCACATTACCTGTCTTGGATTGATAGAAATGAATGTGAAGTTGTCCCTGTGCCAGACATCACCCGACGGGGCACTTACCGTTTTTTAAGTGACACTCATGAACTCTAA